A region from the Gossypium hirsutum isolate 1008001.06 chromosome A08, Gossypium_hirsutum_v2.1, whole genome shotgun sequence genome encodes:
- the LOC107928265 gene encoding pentatricopeptide repeat-containing protein At1g25360 isoform X2 encodes MKGSDFIRTVANRYASQLQLCYPQTLASFSLAKTIHSHMITFGFHPRGHLLNRLIDVYGKSSKTIYAHHLFDQIPEPDIASRTSLLLAYSLSGDVKTAQKMFEETPLSIRDSVFYNAMITGYSRNEDGGLARVVNKVMQCKQLHGLVLKTGTGFFTSVLNALVSVYVNCGLMFEARKLFDEIDTKDELSWTTIVTGYVRNDELDAARELVDGMSEKLAVAWNAMISGYVHCNRYDEAVDMFRNMYFMGIKIDEFAYTSVISCCANAGLFHLGKQVHCYVLRTEAKPTVDFSLPVNNALITLYCKCDKVDWARRIFDNMPVRDIVSWNAILSGYVNAGRIDEGRFFFSQMPERNHLTWNVMISGLAQNGFGEEGLKLFNQMKSEGFQPCDYAFAGAISSCSTLGALENGRQLHAQLVRLGLDSSLSAGNALITMYARCGVVEASNLLFLTMPYLDSVSWNAMIAALGQHGHGIQALELFEQMLEAGISPDRITFLTILSACSHAGLVKESRYYFNLMDRLYGITPGEDHYARLVDVLCRAGKFLEANDVISSMPFEPGAAVWEALLAGCRTHGNVDLGIQAAERLIELMPHHDGSYVLLSNMYATAGRWNDAANARKLMRDRGVRKEPGCSWVEVENKVHVFLVDDTVHPEVQAVYSYLNKLVPEMKRLGYVPDTKFVLHDIESDQKERVLSAHSEKLAVAFALMRLPRGATVRVFKNLRICGDCHNAFKFMSKVVGREIVVRDAKRFHHFRDSQCSCGDYW; translated from the exons CCAAACTTTGGCCTCTTTTTCCTTAGCCAAAACCATCCACTCTCACATGATAACTTTTGGTTTCCACCCACGTGGCCACCTTCTCAACCGTCTCATTGATGTTTATGGTAAATCATCAAAGACTATCTATGCTCACCACCTGTTCGATCAAATTCCTGAACCGGAtatagcttcaagaacatctttGCTTTTAGCTTATTCTTTATCAGGCGACGTTAAAACAGCGCAGAAAATGTTCGAAGAAACTCCTTTGAGCATCCGAGACAGTGTTTTCTACAACGCGATGATCACAGGATATTCGCGCAATGAAGATG GTGGATTGGCTCGTGTTGTCAATAAAGTAATGCAATGTAAGCAATTGCATGGCTTAGTTTTGAAGACGGGTACAGGGTTTTTTACTTCGGTTTTAAATGCACTAGTTTCTGTTTATGTTAACTGTGGACTAATGTTTGAAGCTAGGAAGTTATTTGATGAGATAGATACGAAAGATGAGTTGTCATGGACAACGATTGTTACAGGGTATGTCAGGAATGATGAACTTGATGCAGCTAGAGAGTTGGTCGATGGGATGAGTGAAAAGTTGGCAGTTGCTTGGAATGCAATGATTTCAGGGTACGTACATTGCAATCGTTATGATGAAGCAGTAGATATGTTTAGGAACATGTATTTCATGGGAATTAAAATTGATGAATTTGCATATACCAGTGTTATTAGTTGTTGTGCTAATGCTGGATTATTTCATCTTGGGAAGCAAGTACATTGTTACGTTTTGAGGACAGAGGCTAAGCCTACCGTTGATTTTTCGTTGCCTGTGAATAATGCATTAATTACATTGTATTGTAAATGTGATAAAGTGGATTGGGCACGGCGGATTTTTGATAACATGCCTGTAAGAGACATTGTTTCGTGGAATGCAATCTTATCTGGCTATGTGAATGCCGGTCGTATTGATGAAGGCAGGTTTTTCTTTAGTCAGATGCCTGAGAGGAACCATTTAACATGGAATGTAATGATATCAGGATTAGCACAAAATGGATTTGGAGAAGAGGGTTTGAAGTTGTTTAACCAGATGAAATCAGAGGGTTTTCAGCCATGTGATTATGCATTTGCAGGAGCAATCAGTTCTTGTTCCACTTTAGGAGCACTAGAAAATGGACGTCAACTCCATGCTCAACTTGTTCGTTTGGGGCTTGATTCAAGTCTCTCGGCTGGAAATGCGTTGATTACAATGTATGCAAGGTGTGGTGTTGTGGAAGCTTCCAATCTACTTTTCCTTACTATGCCTTATTTGGATTCAGTCTCTTGGAATGCCATGATTGCAGCTCTAGGCCAGCATGGGCATGGTATTCAGGCATTAGAACTTTTTGAGCAGATGTTGGAGGCAGGCATATCTCCTGATCGGATTACTTTCCTAACAATCCTATCTGCATGTAGCCATGCAGGTCTAGTGAAAGAAAGCcgatattatttcaatttaatggATAGGCTTTATGGAATAACCCCAGGTGAAGATCATTATGCCCGTCTTGTTGATGTGCTTTGTCGAGCTGGAAAGTTCCTAGAAGCAAATGATGTGATTTCATCAATGCCTTTTGAGCCGGGTGCAGCAGTTTGGGAGGCTCTTTTGGCTGGATGTCGGACTCATGGAAATGTAGATTTGGGGATTCAAGCCGCAGAACGACTCATTGAACTGATGCCACATCATGACGGAAGCTACGTGCTTTTGTCTAATATGTATGCTACTGCTGGGAGGTGGAATGATGCCGCAAACGCACGAAAACTAATGAGAGATAGAGGAGTACGCAAGGAACCTGGGTGTAGTTGGGTAGAGGTCGAGAACAAAGTCCATGTTTTCTTGGTTGATGACACAGTGCACCCTGAGGTGCAAGCAGTGTACAGTTATCTTAACAAATTGGTGCCAGAAATGAAAAGATTAGGTTATGTTCCGGACACAAAGTTTGTGTTACATGATATAGAGTCCGATCAGAAAGAACGTGTCTTGTCTGCTCACAGCGAGAAGCTTGCCGTAGCTTTCGCACTAATGAGGCTTCCTCGTGGAGCCACGGTCAGGGTATTTAAGAACCTTAGGATCTGTGGAGACTGCCATAATGCATTCAAGTTTATGTCAAAAGTGGTGGGAAGAGAAATTGTTGTAAGAGATGCAAAGAGGTTTCATCATTTTAGAGATTCCCAGTGCTCTTGTGGTGATTACTGGTAG
- the LOC107928265 gene encoding pentatricopeptide repeat-containing protein At1g25360 isoform X1 yields the protein MKGSDFIRTVANRYASQLQLCYPQTLASFSLAKTIHSHMITFGFHPRGHLLNRLIDVYGKSSKTIYAHHLFDQIPEPDIASRTSLLLAYSLSGDVKTAQKMFEETPLSIRDSVFYNAMITGYSRNEDGNSCIELFRQMLRDEFRPDDFTFTTVLGGLARVVNKVMQCKQLHGLVLKTGTGFFTSVLNALVSVYVNCGLMFEARKLFDEIDTKDELSWTTIVTGYVRNDELDAARELVDGMSEKLAVAWNAMISGYVHCNRYDEAVDMFRNMYFMGIKIDEFAYTSVISCCANAGLFHLGKQVHCYVLRTEAKPTVDFSLPVNNALITLYCKCDKVDWARRIFDNMPVRDIVSWNAILSGYVNAGRIDEGRFFFSQMPERNHLTWNVMISGLAQNGFGEEGLKLFNQMKSEGFQPCDYAFAGAISSCSTLGALENGRQLHAQLVRLGLDSSLSAGNALITMYARCGVVEASNLLFLTMPYLDSVSWNAMIAALGQHGHGIQALELFEQMLEAGISPDRITFLTILSACSHAGLVKESRYYFNLMDRLYGITPGEDHYARLVDVLCRAGKFLEANDVISSMPFEPGAAVWEALLAGCRTHGNVDLGIQAAERLIELMPHHDGSYVLLSNMYATAGRWNDAANARKLMRDRGVRKEPGCSWVEVENKVHVFLVDDTVHPEVQAVYSYLNKLVPEMKRLGYVPDTKFVLHDIESDQKERVLSAHSEKLAVAFALMRLPRGATVRVFKNLRICGDCHNAFKFMSKVVGREIVVRDAKRFHHFRDSQCSCGDYW from the coding sequence CCAAACTTTGGCCTCTTTTTCCTTAGCCAAAACCATCCACTCTCACATGATAACTTTTGGTTTCCACCCACGTGGCCACCTTCTCAACCGTCTCATTGATGTTTATGGTAAATCATCAAAGACTATCTATGCTCACCACCTGTTCGATCAAATTCCTGAACCGGAtatagcttcaagaacatctttGCTTTTAGCTTATTCTTTATCAGGCGACGTTAAAACAGCGCAGAAAATGTTCGAAGAAACTCCTTTGAGCATCCGAGACAGTGTTTTCTACAACGCGATGATCACAGGATATTCGCGCAATGAAGATGGTAATTCTTGTATTGAACTGTTTCGCCAGATGTTACGTGATGAATTTAGGCCCGATGATTTTACTTTCACTACTGTTTTAGGTGGATTGGCTCGTGTTGTCAATAAAGTAATGCAATGTAAGCAATTGCATGGCTTAGTTTTGAAGACGGGTACAGGGTTTTTTACTTCGGTTTTAAATGCACTAGTTTCTGTTTATGTTAACTGTGGACTAATGTTTGAAGCTAGGAAGTTATTTGATGAGATAGATACGAAAGATGAGTTGTCATGGACAACGATTGTTACAGGGTATGTCAGGAATGATGAACTTGATGCAGCTAGAGAGTTGGTCGATGGGATGAGTGAAAAGTTGGCAGTTGCTTGGAATGCAATGATTTCAGGGTACGTACATTGCAATCGTTATGATGAAGCAGTAGATATGTTTAGGAACATGTATTTCATGGGAATTAAAATTGATGAATTTGCATATACCAGTGTTATTAGTTGTTGTGCTAATGCTGGATTATTTCATCTTGGGAAGCAAGTACATTGTTACGTTTTGAGGACAGAGGCTAAGCCTACCGTTGATTTTTCGTTGCCTGTGAATAATGCATTAATTACATTGTATTGTAAATGTGATAAAGTGGATTGGGCACGGCGGATTTTTGATAACATGCCTGTAAGAGACATTGTTTCGTGGAATGCAATCTTATCTGGCTATGTGAATGCCGGTCGTATTGATGAAGGCAGGTTTTTCTTTAGTCAGATGCCTGAGAGGAACCATTTAACATGGAATGTAATGATATCAGGATTAGCACAAAATGGATTTGGAGAAGAGGGTTTGAAGTTGTTTAACCAGATGAAATCAGAGGGTTTTCAGCCATGTGATTATGCATTTGCAGGAGCAATCAGTTCTTGTTCCACTTTAGGAGCACTAGAAAATGGACGTCAACTCCATGCTCAACTTGTTCGTTTGGGGCTTGATTCAAGTCTCTCGGCTGGAAATGCGTTGATTACAATGTATGCAAGGTGTGGTGTTGTGGAAGCTTCCAATCTACTTTTCCTTACTATGCCTTATTTGGATTCAGTCTCTTGGAATGCCATGATTGCAGCTCTAGGCCAGCATGGGCATGGTATTCAGGCATTAGAACTTTTTGAGCAGATGTTGGAGGCAGGCATATCTCCTGATCGGATTACTTTCCTAACAATCCTATCTGCATGTAGCCATGCAGGTCTAGTGAAAGAAAGCcgatattatttcaatttaatggATAGGCTTTATGGAATAACCCCAGGTGAAGATCATTATGCCCGTCTTGTTGATGTGCTTTGTCGAGCTGGAAAGTTCCTAGAAGCAAATGATGTGATTTCATCAATGCCTTTTGAGCCGGGTGCAGCAGTTTGGGAGGCTCTTTTGGCTGGATGTCGGACTCATGGAAATGTAGATTTGGGGATTCAAGCCGCAGAACGACTCATTGAACTGATGCCACATCATGACGGAAGCTACGTGCTTTTGTCTAATATGTATGCTACTGCTGGGAGGTGGAATGATGCCGCAAACGCACGAAAACTAATGAGAGATAGAGGAGTACGCAAGGAACCTGGGTGTAGTTGGGTAGAGGTCGAGAACAAAGTCCATGTTTTCTTGGTTGATGACACAGTGCACCCTGAGGTGCAAGCAGTGTACAGTTATCTTAACAAATTGGTGCCAGAAATGAAAAGATTAGGTTATGTTCCGGACACAAAGTTTGTGTTACATGATATAGAGTCCGATCAGAAAGAACGTGTCTTGTCTGCTCACAGCGAGAAGCTTGCCGTAGCTTTCGCACTAATGAGGCTTCCTCGTGGAGCCACGGTCAGGGTATTTAAGAACCTTAGGATCTGTGGAGACTGCCATAATGCATTCAAGTTTATGTCAAAAGTGGTGGGAAGAGAAATTGTTGTAAGAGATGCAAAGAGGTTTCATCATTTTAGAGATTCCCAGTGCTCTTGTGGTGATTACTGGTAG